The Cryptococcus gattii WM276 chromosome D, complete sequence region TAGACTCCTCGTCAATTTCGTCACGAGCGTCAAATTCCACGCCTGTTTGATTCCGGGGGGGGTCTGCGCCATACATGATACGTTGGGCAAAGACAGCTGAATATTCCGTTTAGTTTTTTATTTTCGCTTTCAACTAGCTCAATGCGCGTAGCTCACCAGAATCCCAGCAGACTAGCATGATGGCGGTAACTTTGAACTGAATGGGGGAACCTCTCATGAAAAAGTAAACCGTCCTGCACAGTTCGTGTTAGATCAAGGCCCTGGCAGAAGATAAATATTTCAATAGAAAATCTGGAGACTGGCACCCACTTGAAAGTGTCTCCAAAAAACCAGCCTGCAAGAGTAGATGATCGGAAGCCGTAACATGATTTGTTACGGTAATTGGCTATGAATTGTGGGATGGGCAAAGTTGACTCTTTTTAAAATCATTAGTCTCAAGTGACTTGGGATTCTTCGGATCAAATATTTACCTATTGTAAGAGCGATGAAACCCAGGCTACCAATCATAAGCAACTCACTTGCACCCCGTCACTCCTTATTTTATTCCTACTCACGCATCAATATACCATGGCCATATTCCAAGGCCAACCTGTGCTATCCCGAGAACAACAATGAGTCCCGCCAGAAACTCGAGGTATGACCCGTAACCCGCCCACTGCCAAAAGCCAAATggtcttcttccttctttggATCCTTGTATAGCCGATTTGAGCCCTTGTATAAGCGATTTGAAGCTTTTCCGGTCGGGGGAACTGAGTGATTGGGATGAAGATGGTCCGGAATATTCATAATCTTCGGTGTGCACTGGATTTGCAGAAGAGGGCGGTTCCGTAGGGtgtggaggaagagaaaagtAAGACTGTTCTGGTGATGCCCGCGAGTAATGGAGGCATATAgcaagaaggagaagttGCGAGACTATTAATAAAATAGACTGTAGCAGTAATGCTAACCATAATGCAGTCAGCTGTATACTATGATAACCTGACGCAGCTTACGAATCTCGAAGTGCTCTCCTAACCAGAAGAATATACGAATTATGTTGGCGATGATTATAACACCGCAAACGTCTGATCGTATAATTGTACAGCCAGGTTACTTGCAAGCTTCTTTGACGACGTAAATCTACTTCTACATACCTTGAGAGAACCCTGAGGAGTCTCTACGAGCACCCCGTGAATCAGCTGTACACTTAGGTTCTACATCTGGTCGATATGCTGAAGGGTTACAAAGACACCTACTTCTTTTTAATGATACTGATAGCCTGGGGATAAACGGTCAGTCGCATATGCTGTTTAAATTGCGTGGCAAACATACTTGGTCAACATATATTAGGGGCGGTCTATGAAACTTTCGTCAGTAACTTTGATCAACATGATATCGAGCGCCACGAGGAGCTACTCTCTGTGATTATACGTACCCTACAGCCATTCCAATGGCTGCAAGAGTGGAAATTATCGCCATCGAGGCAATGTATGTCGTTGAAATGAATGATTACAGTAGTAGGATGTATTTGTTTGACGCCTTCGTTGGATAGTCTAAATTCGTTTGACGGcggcggtggaggtggtgaACTTCGTAGTTATTCGGTCATCATCGCAGCTACACGCGCGCGTCGATCCTTCTGGCGGGCTGTGCCGTTTCCTCTTTGCCCACCAGTCAGTTCATATACTTATACTTAGAATACATATTATTCAGTTATTCACCCATAGCATCATGCATAAGTTGCTCTGCCGCCACAACTGTAAAATGCACATTTATGAATTAAATCATGCACAATGTTCTTTCATATGATACATGCACCATGGAGACAATTAGTTCGCATCACTCTTTCAAGGCCCACCCATCTTCATCTGTCCAGTCTAGCCATCTCCCTCTCCAGTCTGTCCCGCTTAGCCTTCAACTGCATTactttcttcctctgtaATATACTGAGGTCCTTCATGTTGATATCTGAAATCTTGGAACTAGTTTCCTCGGAAGTATTTGAAACAGGTTTGGTTGATCTGCCAGAAGAGGCAGTACGCGTAGTGCTTGCGCTAGCGGACAGACGTGCAGATTCAAGAATCCTTAGCTGCAATCAAAAATAATCAGACTTTCAGCTCGCACATCACATCCAAGTATAAGCACTCACTCTTTCTTCAAGGTTGCCCACTTTAGTCTTTTCAGATTCTATCATGCTGTCAGTCTTTGCTATCAGATGGTCGATCTGAGGTGCTAAAGATTGTGAAAGTGCTGCTTTATGGGCAGCAATGGTAGGTTCTGGAAGAACTAAAAAGTGCTAATTCCGTTACTGTCTTCAGCACGGCGCAACAAGGATTTGACGCTGGAGGGCACTCACATGTTTGTGCTTGAAGATCTTTGTTAACCTAGGCAAATCTTTGACACCAGGTTCAAACCTGTCCAGGCCAATCTGTAAAGACCTTGAGCAAGCTTCCGTAGCCTGAACGCAGTCTTCAAGGGCATTGAGGTAATCGGAGGAGGGAGGAGTAGGATATACTGATTCGCGAGGAAGATGCCTTGAAGTGGATGCGAAAGCCATGATGACAGGGCGAACTGGGGATGCAAGCCGGAGAACGAAAGTAGTCAAATACGGATGCTATTCACAAAATGCGAATATTCGATGGACGATGCTGGTGTTTTGCGGTGGTCAGAAGGTATTGAAAGTTGTTGAATATCGATGTTGTTGTCATGTCATCATTCATGCCTTTGTTTTTGTTTACGCCGTGCCGTGTGCAACCCAACTTTTCCCCTCTTCGCGTTTGTTTTTAACAATTTTATTTAATTGATTCCTTAGTACTCTGTATGCTACGTCCCATTTCAGTCGCTGCACCCTAAAAGTCAATCACCACCTGCTGTGCCATTTATTGGATATCGTATATCCTTTAACCCAAGCTTTCAACGCGGCAAACCCACTGTGATTTCACCTAATAACATGTTACAACAAGTCATATTACAGTATCAAAATTTCTTCTATTCAACAGAGGCTGTATCTAAACTTATATCCAAAGCCTCTATTTTATTGAGTAACCTCTTCAATTCTTCAGATCTTGCCCCAAGAGCTGCTTTCAAAGGCTTAATCTGTTTAGGGGCCAATGTCGCTGCAGCCGCACTTTCCTTTCGGTGGGCCTTCGAGACTGCCGGTAGAAGTAACGCAAGCTGGTTTTGAAACTGCGCACCGTCAGAAATCTTGACAAGGCCGAATTACAATACGCGACTAACCGATTGAGCTTTGTCTGTTAAAGTCTCCTCCGCTTTCTCTGAGTCTCCATTGAGcttcatctccatctcttctaATTCCTTGAACCACCTTCTCTCTCCATAGCCTACAAGCGGCTTGTATTCCAAGGCCAAAACGGCCAGCATCTTCTCTACCCTCTTCTGTATGCCTTCTTGCCTTCTTATCAGTGACTCTATCCGGTCAAGAGTCTCGCTCTTTTGCAGACCAGAAACATCCTGACGACATTGTGCCAACAGACGAGCATGAAGTTGGAGTTCTTGCACTTGAAGATCAAGGCGGTTCTCCACCGTTTGGGAAGCAGCTCGTATACGCTGAGCTTGAGCATGGACATGTGACGAAATGTCTTGAAGAGCTGAAAGATGATCACTACTAATAACAGTCAGGGGCATGCTATAGTCTGGAATCTGCCGAGACAACGCTTTGCTGCCAGTCTTGACTGACGACACAAGGCTGTCCGCATCAAAAACGTTGTCAAGTAGTGATTGTGTGTCCTTCAGTTCAGTTTCAAAGCCGTTTGCAGCACGAGTTGTACCAGATAAAAGTGCCGACGGGTCGCCGAAACGAATGTCAAGCTCGATATAGGCAACCTGACCAGTGGAGGCGAGAGCAACAATACCGTAACCAAATGTGATATTACAGAAGCTGAACAAGCCGACAATCGGCGTATTCGGCACACTACCAAACCGTCAGCCAAAAATCTCTCATACGCTTTACAGCTAAACCCACCCGTTAGACTCAACGAGTCTCAATACCTCGGGCGGAGGAAGTTCACCTTCGTTGTCATCGCCGTTCAGTCCATCAACAACAGGCCTGACGTTGACAGCGTCCACTCCAAAAGCATGCGAGACATAAAAGACATCACTGTACAGTGGGTCACGAGCCAATACGGGCGCATTGgaagagatgatgaagggGTCACTGCTGGGAAATGAGAGAAGTATGGAGTCCGTAATGTGTATCATTGGAGGCGGTGGGGTAGGATCCTGAATTGCCGTCAAGACTCATTATGAAGTAAAATGATAAGAGAACTTACTCTAGAACTGACCCACCGTGCCTCGGGAGCATCAAGTTCCAAGCCAATATCAACCCGACCACCGGACCAGGCGATGGCGATGACAGTTTGCTCCTCCGTCTTCTTCGACCCGCCAGCCTCCGTGTTGTCCGCGCCAACCTGCATGATAAGCAAATCCGTGGCCATCTGTTCCTCGTCTAAGTCTTCGTCGACATTCCCCACGTCTTGAGGTCCAGGAGAAAATACCACGGGCCCTTGTCTGAGCAATGCACGATGAGCACCAGGGGCAGGACCGCCAGATTCTGTGAGATGAGGCGGGTGGATTCTGACAAAACCATTGCGCGGTAAACCCAGTGACGAAGATCCCACTTCAACAGAATAACTATAGGACTTCGTTAATTTCCCCGAAATGCTAACCTCCATAGGCGTGTGTTGCGTGGTCCCGCccccttcttcaacttGTTTCTTGCTTTGTATTTCTTCCGTTTGTCGTACCTGCTTTACGAGATAATCCACCCACTCTGCTTGCAAGATTGTTTTCCCAAGCCCTGAAGTCCCTGCACCGAAAACATCACGAGCTTGATTTTGGACTGTTGCTAGCCTGATATCCATAAATGTTTTGAGTTCCCGGAGGTACTGAGCCGGCATTTCTGCTCGGAGGGGAAGAATTGGACCAAGTACATGTATATCGCCGCTCGCCAGCAGGCAATACACCGTAAGGGGTGAAAATCCAATCAAAGAGGCGCCAAATGCAAATGAAGAGGCATAGCGCGAAAGGGGGTCAACAGCAGTGAATTTTGGAACTGAGCGGCTACGTTCCGGGATGAAATCGAAAGTCTGTACGCAATCATGCGGTTGTAAGACATCATATTCGCTGTGACAATTTAGCAAACCAATCCCCAGAAAGTGATGCTATTCACTTACCGCAGCTTACCGCTGGCCGTCAATACCCAAAGGGAATTCCCATTCTCACCCCAACGGTGCCACTGTACTTGAGTTATTGTATCATCAGAGGAGCGCGAGAACAAGAAGTCATCAATGGGTATTGACCTATGATATGTAAGCCAAGTTCACAATGTCTGGCTTTGGTGACGCACTCTACTTCCACTTGCCCATCTTCCAATTTGCCAGAGTAGGTGGGTTTTGGGAGCACCAGTACCACGATCTGATGATGTCCCACTACTGCTAACAGTCTGCCGGTCGGATTAACTACGATGTGATGGATCGCAAACGTTAAGTGAGAAGATTTGAGTGTCTTGATTTTGACGGTCAGCTGAAACGCAAAAATTAGGCTAAATAAAGATGACAACCTACCCTGTAGGATCCGACAAGTCCATCCTCAACCTTCCAACTCCCATCACTGGTATGGAGGCTAGTCATTCTTACTTCACCGTCCACCGCAACAATCAGATCCTTGTCACGCATTACCATCCTGTTGTGCTTCTGGCTCATAGGCTCGTCAGCCGAGGACCGGTCAAGAAGCTCCCATTCATCTTCAGGTGGGGGCGAGGTTGAGATAGGagggatgaagatggaaTGCGATTTGAGGGTTGCGAAGGAAAGTGGAATGGTGTGGGACATGGCTTTGTTTGGGAATAGGGCGAGGAAAAGGGTATATTACACAATAGTTGTGAATTCAATGTTATGACCCATGAACGAACACCCGCCAACGACAGGCAACTAACAAGGGCAAGCGACAAATTCAGATTGATCGAGCGGAATCAAAATCATTTTGCTCTACAGTTAATACTCATACGTACAAAAATAGAATATAACTTCTGTAGTATTTGGTGATATACATTGGCATTGACAGAGTAGCGTACATGGCAGACACATTAAAGACAAACATACAGGAAAGCAGCAAATGTAGTATCAACCACAATACCTAACTGTATAATTAACTGTAACCAACTGTCGCATATAGCGCTTATCGACAACAGTAGCTTATTCCATCTCTGTTTGTTTCAGCCATCGTAATAGTTCCATCAACAGCAGCACACGCTGGCACTCCTGCCATGATCATCACGCTACATACAAGTACAGAGCTTCGGGAAAACAAGTTCGCGCAACGGCCCGTGTGGGAATATGCGCTTCACGTCACATTCTACTTCCACTACAGAGACTTCGCTTCCCTTCATTCCGTCAGTTCAAAAAGAAGTTCTTCAATAGCAACGACGCCCCGTTACTGAAAACATTGTAACTACTAAGGCCTTGGTCGCCCTGTCCCTGGTCGTTACTTTCATCGGCTTCGCCGACTTTGGTATACAGATCGATAGGAATGTGTCCAATGTAGTGAGTGCTAATCCGATTTGGTCAACAAAGATACTCCAATGAAGGAGATTAAAACTCACTCCCCAAATCCTCCGACATAATAGATATCGTCCGCATCTAGTTTGGCCCATATGGATGAATGAGGAGAGTTCGGCGCTCCTGGAAGCCAATATTTCGCGTCAGGATGGTAACTGAGGTAGCAGTTCTGTagctcctccttctcttctttggAGAGATCAGGAAGGAAAGTCATGTTCTGCGAAGAGTTCCTACCAGTCAGCATCTTATTTCCAAAGCGCAACCTTCCCGGACTCACTCCAATGAAAGCCACTCGTGATACGCTCATGGGGGACCACACAGCCTTATGCGGCATTGCCACAGAGTAACTAGCGTGATGAGAGCTTGAAGCCATTATATTGTGAGTAGAGAGCGAAATAGGGAGCAGGAGAAATGTGAGTGATGGCGGCGGATGACATGGGGCATGGTACTAATTAAGGGTGTAAACGGCTGTCTTTCGTGTATAGTATAATCGTTACCTACTTCCATCATGGCAAAGGGGCGACCTGAACAGGGACAATCAGCTTAAACATTGCGTCCATAATCGTGAAATTCCGATTTACCACCATTATCAGTTCCATTAGGAAAGACGCTGGACATGGTTCCCACAGTAATATCTTTGATGAGTTTCTTTGTGTTGATGGCTGCAATAATGATGAGCTTCCCTTTGTTGAATATATCTTGATGTCCCACTCCTTCGAGCTATACAGACACGCAAAACATCCTACTCACCTGCTTCTTCGAGTGTTTCCCGGTGAGCCTGAGGTACTGTGAGACTGTAAGCTGAAGTAATGGAGAGTGCTAGACCCGCCAAGGTGCCGAGCAGCATCATGAAGAATCTAGCTAGGTTTTCGCAAGGAAGTACGGGAAGTCAAAATAAGAATGCTGGGAACTGTCTAATTAtgatgaaggtgatgaTGTTTATAACTGAAGTAGAACACGCATCCGCCATCGGCCGGAGCAGATGCATGTATGTATAAATGCGTGATGTTTGCTTGCTTGAGCTTCTTGGCCCGATTTGCCGTTTGCTATGACAGTAGTAGTTCTGTCGTTCCCATCGGCCGGAGCACAGGGGCCCAGCAGTGCATACGCCGAATAGGTCAACCTCCACTTTCACTTATTAATTAATCCGTTCAGTGCGGGAGAAGTCAGGAACGACGGCGGTTGCCATCGTCGCATCGGCTATTCAATAGATTACATAATACAAGCAGTCATTTCAATCATCATTCATGCATGTCATCATTTCAGACAGTATAGAAATCCACGTCAGCCTTTTTGCCACAAACAAACCTGAACAAACTCCGTGAAACTCCGCAGATAATACTGATTTGTTTCCGTCTTTTCGATATGGCCTCTGTGGGTCGCTGGATTTCTGCCTAGCTTCAAGTCTTCTCTCgtctttcttctccatccaTCAAACTTAAAAAGGAGGATTTTGCCCAGCATGGTGAGTTTGACATATCGACAGGCCAGATGGAGTAGAAAGCATGGAGAAAGGCAGAGGGAGAGGCTTGAGACTAGAATCAGGAGATGGGCGGAAGGGGAGTGAATAGGGATCGCTGGGACGGCGTTGGATCGAAAGGGATGCTGCTCGCCTTGTCAGGCCGTCGTCAACTATTCTCGCGCTGTCCATCTGGATTCTTTGAAGATGCTAACTATCGCTCGACTCACAGGACCCCGAAGGACCCGTCACCCTCCGAACCTCCAAGTTCATTACCAACCGTCTCCTCAACCGACGACAGTTTGTCCTCACTGTCTTCCACCCCACTCGCCCCAATGTCTCTCGTTCTGAGCTCTCTGAGAAGCTTGCTGCCCTTTACAAGACCGACAAGGAGCGTGTGACCGTTTTCGGTCTCAAGACTAAGTTCGGTGGCGGTTCTTCTACCGGTTTTGGTTTGATCtacgatgatgaggaatCTCAGAAGAAGTTTGAGCCCAAGCACAGGCTCGTGAGGGTGAGTGGCTGTTATTTTTGGCGAGAGCGATCATGCTTTGGGGAAACCCAAACAGAGTCGTCTTGATGAACGTCTGCTGATCTGTCTCAGTCCAACCTCGCCGAGAAGGTTGTTAAGCCTTCCAGGAAGCTTCGtaaggagaggaagaaccGAGCGAAGAAGGTATGTTAAGTGCCACTTCTGAGTATATTTTGTCTGACTGTTATGATAGCTCCGAGGAAAGGCTCGTGCCAAGGCCGGCGAGCCCGCTAAGAAGAAGTAATTTACTTAGCGGGGATGGAGGCTTAGCTGGGATGTATTCATGCTCTCTATGTGGCTGCCATATCTTGCGACTTAATATCGACGGTTCAGGGAGAATGTCGGACCATGTTCTCTTGCAAAACTGATCGGTATCGTCTAACGCCTGCAGTTCATTCATTCTCGCCTACAATTCACAGTGGAAGAGCAAAGCTGGTCATCACATGTTTATCAACGCGGGAACTGCTAATATACATAATCGGGCTTCAATGGGAATACTATTGAatccatccttcttcttttccccaGTTCACCAAGTCTCTCGCTGAAGTAAAAGGTTTCAATTTATCGTTCTTATGATTTCTATTTGACCTTGCACCCCTTATGTCAAAAGTCAGACTGTATTCAATCATCTCTTCGACTTTTTGGAGCATGGCCCAAGCTTGTTCTGACCGGATGGTATCGGATTTGGGTTTCACGCCTCTAGCCGACCGAGTGGCTAGTGTATATTTGAGAGTGCGGGGCTTTCTAAGAGACTTCGAACCGAGCATGTACTGAAGAATATATCGCAGCCACTTAGTTGATTGATGGGCATGATTAGCATTTTTATCTTCGCCGCAGGGAAATTGCAAGCTTACCATGACGTTTGTGATTGCATGGAAACCATCCCAGTCGTCACCTATCCTGGACCTCATGGCCCTGTACAAATCCCACTGAGCTCCCTTGCCCTCATACACCTCTTCGGGTATTTGGGACCAAACTGGCGTCGGCATGTTTAAACGTGAAAGACCAAAGTCAATGATGGTCGTTTGCAAAGATGTGTATGTTGGCGACAAGTAGTTTTCCGGTTCTGTAGAGGAGGGGGGTTCGGATAAGGATGATATGAGAATTTGTCCCTCATGGAGATCCCGATGCTATATCCTTCAATAAGCTGCCAGTCAAGGGAATCAACTTTAAAAAGCAAACCGACCTCAAATTTTGTCCAGTCTTCAGCAGATGCCAAAGCCGCTGCTACTTGCCAGAATATCCCAGCAGCCTGTATCCAACCTCTAGAAGCATCAAACTGGAGGGCCTCAAGGTCAATCCCTGAATTACAGAGAGCCACAAGGCAATACTTTTGTGCTGGGCCAAATGCGGCTACAGAAAAGTTGTTAAGATATAGCCACAATCTGATTGTTATACGTACAAGGTCGTACACTGGCAGAGCCCTGGGTGGATTTGTAAATGTCCCATTTTTCAAGCAGTTCATTAGGATACTTCCCTTCCACAACATACGCCCTGGAAGGGACGCCATTAGTTGTGTATGTCCGAAGCAGAAGCACCAAGGAGCTCACCCTCTGAATTCCACGAAACCGCCACCTGGTACTTGgttcatcttcttcgtAATTTCAATTTCCCTCAGAACATCCTCGGGTGAGCTACAGTCTGGGAATGGTCCATTTGTCTCCATTATCCCGGAAAACAAGGGGATCACTTTTAGGACTAGATCGGCATCTTCGGTTGACTGAGAAAAGCCAAATACCTCAGAGTAAGATGCTTCGCCCACTTTGGTCACGAAAACATCTTTCGAAGCAGAAAATAATGGGAATGATTTGATGAAGGTACTAAACGGCTGAACAGAGGTAGAAGAACATGCCTGTATGAGAGATTCCAAGGGAAATTGAGATGATGACTTCCCTTCGTCCAGGCCATCCCCTGTCTTTTGAACAGAACTGTCTTCGATTGCCACCCCCGATAGTTTTTCTGATAACTCCTCGATTCTGATGTCACTGATATGCGGCCGTAAAGGCAATATAACTCCCTCGAAGACAAGGCGTTCCTTTGCCTTGATAGGTCTCACTGGAGAATTCTGTTGCTTCGTAGATTGCCTGGAAACGCCCGTTTCTATTTTAGGTGTTGACGAGA contains the following coding sequences:
- a CDS encoding Hypothetical Protein (Similar to TIGR gene model, INSD accession AAW43304.1), translated to MPTAAVKTKKVTTYGRKKSQIISIHSDFVEPVGLTSPLVLPTRQRQPLTAKPSNDNCNLPTATSLALNSLRDELSKAPYNEQTLPKRAKGVFSDGTLFKLSVPPSSNSPRIISTKQRKVSRKTSKAIVPRSPAAAHITLSSTPKIETGVSRQSTKQQNSPVRPIKAKERLVFEGVILPLRPHISDIRIEELSEKLSGVAIEDSSVQKTGDGLDEGKSSSQFPLESLIQACSSTSVQPFSTFIKSFPLFSASKDVFVTKVGEASYSEVFGFSQSTEDADLVLKVIPLFSGIMETNGPFPDCSSPEDVLREIEITKKMNQVPGGGFVEFRGAYVVEGKYPNELLEKWDIYKSTQGSASVRPSAFGPAQKYCLVALCNSGIDLEALQFDASRGWIQAAGIFWQVAAALASAEDWTKFEHRDLHEGQILISSLSEPPSSTEPENYLSPTYTSLQTTIIDFGLSRLNMPTPVWSQIPEEVYEGKGAQWDLYRAMRSRIGDDWDGFHAITNVMWLRYILQYMLGSKSLRKPRTLKYTLATRSARGVKPKSDTIRSEQAWAMLQKVEEMIEYSLTFDIRGARSNRNHKNDKLKPFTSARDLVNWGKEEGWIQ
- a CDS encoding Hypothetical Protein (Similar to TIGR gene model, INSD accession AAW43305.1), whose translation is MLLGTLAGLALSITSAYSLTVPQAHRETLEEAAINTKKLIKDITVGTMSSVFPNGTDNGGRPFAMMEYHAPCHPPPSLTFLLLPISLSTHNIMASSSHHASYSVAMPHKAVWSPMSVSRVAFIGNMTFLPDLSKEEKEELQNCYLSYHPDAKYWLPGAPNSPHSSIWAKLDADDIYYVGGFGDTHYIGHIPIDLYTKVGEADESNDQGQGDQGLSSYNVFSNGASLLLKNFFLN
- a CDS encoding Hypothetical protein (Similar to TIGR gene model, INSD accession AAW43306.1; CND04450), producing MAFASTSRHLPRESVYPTPPSSDYLNALEDCVQATEACSRSLQIGLDRFEPGVKDLPRLTKIFKHKHHFLVLPEPTIAAHKAALSQSLAPQIDHLIAKTDSMIESEKTKVGNLEERLRILESARLSASASTTRTASSGRSTKPVSNTSEETSSKISDINMKDLSILQRKKVMQLKAKRDRLEREMARLDR
- a CDS encoding Hypothetical Protein (Similar to TIGR gene model, INSD accession AAW43374.1) — translated: MSHTIPLSFATLKSHSIFIPPISTSPPPEDEWELLDRSSADEPMSQKHNRMVMRDKDLIVAVDGEVRMTSLHTSDGSWKVEDGLVGSYRTLKSSHLTFAIHHIVVNPTGRLLAVVGHHQIVVLVLPKPTYSGKLEDGQVEVESIPIDDFLFSRSSDDTITQVQWHRWGENGNSLWVLTASGKLREYDVLQPHDCVQTFDFIPERSRSVPKFTAVDPLSRYASSFAFGASLIGFSPLTVYCLLASGDIHVLGPILPLRAEMPAQYLRELKTFMDIRLATVQNQARDVFGAGTSGLGKTILQAEWVDYLVKQVRQTEEIQSKKQVEEGGGTTQHTPMEVSISGKLTKSYSYSVEVGSSSLGLPRNGFVRIHPPHLTESGGPAPGAHRALLRQGPVVFSPGPQDVGNVDEDLDEEQMATDLLIMQVGADNTEAGGSKKTEEQTVIAIAWSGGRVDIGLELDAPEARWVSSRDPTPPPPMIHITDSILLSFPSSDPFIISSNAPVLARDPLYSDVFYVSHAFGVDAVNVRPVVDGLNGDDNEGELPPPEVLRLVESNGVPNTPIVGLFSFCNITFGYGIVALASTGQVAYIELDIRFGDPSALLSGTTRAANGFETELKDTQSLLDNVFDADSLVSSVKTGSKALSRQIPDYSMPLTVISSDHLSALQDISSHVHAQAQRIRAASQTVENRLDLQVQELQLHARLLAQCRQDVSGLQKSETLDRIESLIRRQEGIQKRVEKMLAVLALEYKPLVGYGERRWFKELEEMEMKLNGDSEKAEETLTDKAQSFQNQLALLLPAVSKAHRKESAAAATLAPKQIKPLKAALGARSEELKRLLNKIEALDISLDTASVE
- a CDS encoding Structural constituent of ribosome, putative (Similar to TIGR gene model, INSD accession AAW43291.1), coding for MDPEGPVTLRTSKFITNRLLNRRQFVLTVFHPTRPNVSRSELSEKLAALYKTDKERVTVFGLKTKFGGGSSTGFGLIYDDEESQKKFEPKHRLVRSNLAEKVVKPSRKLRKERKNRAKKLRGKARAKAGEPAKKK